A genomic window from Sandaracinaceae bacterium includes:
- the gshB gene encoding glutathione synthase, which yields MRCVIVMDPVSTVLVNEDTTFALMLELEARGHRVDHCLVQDVHLHQGRVHAAVRQARSSRTALPPVQLGEPERVCLEDVDLVFIRKDPPFDEHYLWLTLLLEHLRGKTAVLNDPRGLRDANEKLYALHFPEVMPRTTVDSDKARIKEFVASVGGRAVIKPIDGHGGEGVFAISLADKNINGLIELVTRSGKRVAMVQAFIDEVVEGDKRILLVDGEPLGAILRVPQGDDVRSNIHVGGSVKATTLTEADQRVVAAVAPKLRADGLVFVGLDVIGGKLTEVNVTSPTGIQQMMRLDGVNYAARVIDAFEARAAR from the coding sequence ATGCGCTGCGTGATCGTCATGGACCCCGTCTCCACCGTCCTCGTCAACGAGGACACCACCTTCGCGCTCATGCTGGAGCTCGAGGCGCGCGGGCACCGGGTGGACCACTGCCTCGTGCAAGACGTGCATCTCCACCAAGGGCGCGTGCACGCCGCCGTGCGCCAGGCGCGCAGCTCACGCACGGCGTTGCCGCCCGTGCAGCTGGGGGAGCCCGAGCGCGTGTGCCTCGAGGACGTGGACCTGGTGTTCATCCGCAAGGACCCGCCCTTCGACGAGCACTACCTGTGGCTCACGCTGCTGCTCGAGCACCTGCGCGGGAAGACCGCCGTGCTGAACGACCCGCGCGGGCTGCGCGACGCCAACGAGAAGCTCTACGCGCTGCACTTCCCCGAGGTGATGCCGCGCACCACCGTGGACAGCGACAAGGCGCGCATCAAGGAGTTCGTAGCCAGCGTAGGCGGGCGCGCCGTCATCAAGCCCATCGACGGGCACGGCGGCGAGGGCGTCTTCGCCATTTCGCTGGCGGACAAGAACATCAACGGGCTGATCGAGCTGGTGACCCGCAGCGGCAAGCGCGTGGCCATGGTGCAGGCCTTCATCGACGAGGTGGTGGAGGGCGACAAGCGCATCCTGCTGGTGGACGGCGAGCCGCTCGGCGCCATCCTGCGCGTGCCGCAGGGGGACGACGTGCGCAGCAACATCCACGTGGGCGGGTCGGTGAAGGCCACCACGCTCACCGAGGCCGACCAGCGCGTGGTGGCCGCCGTGGCCCCCAAGCTGCGCGCCGACGGGCTGGTGTTCGTGGGGCTCGACGTCATCGGCGGGAAGCTCACGGAGGTGAACGTCACCAGCCCCACCGGCATCCAGCAGATGATGCGCCTCGACGGCGTGAACTACGCGGCGCGCGTCATCGACGCGTTCGAAGCGAGAGCGGCGCGTTGA
- a CDS encoding HD domain-containing protein: MARRSEAPGPCYSERLDEALRFAAEQFRFRVRKGSGVPYVTHLLQVCCTVGEYGGDEEQMVAAVLHDYLEDVHGAHTDVLVARFGERVARLVMALSDSTTHPKPSWSERKERYVERLRTEPAELKLISAADKLHNAQCIVRDQVQVGDQVFERFSADKAQTLWYYRAVVAALSDGWEHVLLNELDAQVDRMHALGGVSRG; this comes from the coding sequence ATGGCGCGCCGCTCCGAAGCCCCTGGCCCCTGCTACAGCGAGCGCTTGGACGAGGCATTGCGCTTCGCGGCCGAGCAGTTTCGCTTCCGCGTGCGCAAGGGCTCGGGCGTGCCCTACGTCACCCACCTGCTGCAGGTCTGCTGCACCGTGGGCGAGTACGGCGGCGACGAGGAGCAGATGGTGGCGGCCGTGCTGCACGACTACCTGGAAGACGTGCACGGCGCCCACACCGACGTGCTGGTCGCGCGCTTCGGCGAGCGGGTCGCCCGGCTGGTCATGGCCCTGAGCGACTCCACCACGCATCCGAAGCCCTCCTGGTCGGAGCGCAAGGAGCGCTACGTGGAGCGGCTGCGCACGGAGCCGGCAGAGCTCAAGCTCATCAGCGCCGCGGACAAGCTGCACAACGCGCAGTGCATCGTGCGCGACCAGGTGCAGGTGGGCGACCAAGTGTTCGAGCGCTTCAGCGCCGACAAGGCCCAGACGCTCTGGTACTACCGCGCCGTGGTGGCGGCGCTCTCGGACGGCTGGGAGCACGTGCTGCTGAACGAGCTGGACGCCCAGGTGGACCGCATGCACGCGCTGGGTGGTGTGAGCCGGGGCTGA
- a CDS encoding putative metal-binding motif-containing protein — protein MDNDGDGYGLGIDCLGDDCNDNPAGGGSDIFPGAPEICDGVDNNCVGGIDEPPTDCAAAGCELNDDSVTYSEFEASSCETGACTVPALSGCGNYTCDGGGADGDACANTCLVLVSGVGAVQDDTRCIITSHCVAAGTCVPDLPDGSVCLEDTDCGSSHCENGFCCADGDCCGTENSDCPGFGTSQAVCESRATCQGTRGIVECNVSSHICSTQEGVADDTRCNNTEPARECGLFLDTFCDGTADQDPTDTDCLTVCTGDQDCDSGAFCNENGTCELPRPDGRPCGDDNYCENDFCTNGFCCDGRTGDDCCGNADDCPASYSDVRTCTSPSTCTGFREYATCINSICDTNLNTSDATACSSADQQSNCGLFPPIFCTGTSFPNMCEIFCESEADCDANAHCDPDGTGFQTCVLDVPNGNSCDESSDCSGGHCFNGFCCGTDASGVCCASASNCPGSFTTAATCNNPATCQGSRFDALCTNNQCATSVSPTNVPSACTGSLASSCGFFDDAFCQANGTASCITNCTSSTQCDEGANCMNGACVPNAGQGGACTNDANCSGGLLCIDGVCCNVPSGRCEGSCEACNVAGSVGVCAPIPTGTDPANECAGISCDGYYANFTGDACYERVDRADNEVGCRGGSSRSCQTAPDVCPTSGRTPSPIVCNASCQDPVNGTCAGTSPGQCQNVTGSSVNCGVGACLRTVNSCSNGAPQSCVAGPPSTEVCNRVDDDCDGQADDRLAIGDRADTCTSSATHTANRAGDNNWVTAAAIAEALYDPDQQNPTGDVDFYYIQVNGSGDCGWEDEGAQMRAQISVPSSASGSYRLCVEYSGGGGCGSTVDDACVDVAPGQTSGWVEVTSEKFEPPGTGCNDWTRYATVRVSPTTSGWSCDNYQITLSGREYDPW, from the coding sequence GTGGACAACGACGGCGACGGCTACGGGCTCGGGATCGACTGCCTCGGTGACGACTGCAATGACAACCCCGCTGGCGGTGGCAGCGACATCTTCCCCGGAGCACCCGAGATCTGTGACGGCGTCGACAACAACTGTGTCGGTGGCATTGACGAGCCGCCCACCGACTGCGCGGCCGCGGGTTGCGAGCTGAACGATGACTCGGTGACGTACTCGGAGTTCGAGGCGTCGTCGTGTGAGACCGGGGCATGCACGGTCCCCGCGCTGAGCGGCTGTGGGAACTACACTTGCGATGGCGGCGGCGCCGATGGCGACGCGTGCGCCAACACCTGCCTCGTGCTCGTTTCCGGTGTGGGCGCCGTGCAAGACGATACCCGGTGCATCATCACATCGCACTGCGTGGCCGCAGGCACCTGCGTGCCGGACCTGCCAGATGGCTCCGTGTGTCTCGAGGACACGGACTGTGGCTCCAGTCACTGTGAGAACGGTTTCTGCTGTGCTGACGGAGACTGCTGTGGCACCGAGAACAGCGACTGCCCGGGCTTTGGCACGAGCCAGGCTGTCTGCGAAAGCCGGGCAACGTGTCAGGGCACGCGCGGCATCGTGGAGTGCAACGTCAGCTCTCACATCTGCAGCACGCAGGAGGGGGTGGCAGATGACACGCGCTGCAACAACACGGAGCCGGCACGCGAGTGCGGCCTCTTCCTGGACACCTTCTGCGACGGCACCGCCGATCAAGACCCTACGGACACAGACTGTCTGACCGTGTGCACAGGCGATCAGGACTGCGACTCGGGAGCGTTCTGCAATGAGAACGGGACTTGCGAGCTTCCCCGCCCCGATGGTCGTCCATGTGGCGACGACAACTACTGTGAGAACGACTTCTGCACCAATGGCTTCTGCTGCGATGGGCGGACCGGCGACGACTGCTGTGGAAACGCCGACGACTGTCCGGCGTCGTACTCCGACGTGCGAACGTGTACGTCACCCTCCACCTGCACGGGCTTCAGGGAATACGCAACGTGCATCAACAGCATCTGCGATACCAACCTGAACACCTCGGACGCGACCGCGTGTTCGTCCGCCGACCAGCAGAGCAACTGCGGTCTCTTCCCCCCCATCTTCTGCACGGGGACCTCGTTCCCCAACATGTGCGAGATCTTCTGCGAGAGCGAGGCCGACTGCGACGCGAACGCGCATTGCGACCCCGACGGCACCGGCTTCCAGACGTGCGTCTTGGACGTGCCGAACGGAAACTCTTGTGACGAGTCCAGTGACTGCTCGGGCGGACACTGCTTCAACGGCTTCTGCTGCGGCACGGACGCTTCGGGTGTCTGCTGTGCCTCGGCCAGCAACTGCCCGGGTTCGTTCACCACCGCAGCCACGTGCAACAACCCAGCGACCTGTCAGGGGTCGCGCTTCGACGCTCTGTGCACCAACAACCAGTGTGCGACATCCGTATCGCCCACCAACGTGCCTAGCGCCTGCACTGGGTCGCTGGCCAGCTCGTGTGGCTTCTTCGATGACGCGTTCTGCCAGGCGAACGGCACCGCAAGCTGCATCACGAACTGCACCTCGTCCACGCAGTGTGACGAAGGTGCCAACTGTATGAACGGCGCCTGTGTCCCCAACGCGGGTCAAGGCGGTGCTTGCACCAATGACGCAAACTGCAGCGGCGGCCTCCTGTGCATCGATGGGGTCTGCTGCAACGTGCCCTCGGGGCGCTGCGAAGGCTCGTGCGAAGCCTGCAACGTGGCGGGCAGCGTGGGCGTGTGCGCACCGATTCCCACGGGCACCGACCCAGCGAACGAATGTGCGGGCATCAGCTGTGATGGCTACTACGCCAACTTCACGGGAGATGCCTGCTACGAGCGCGTCGATCGCGCCGACAACGAAGTGGGCTGCCGCGGCGGTTCGTCGCGCAGCTGTCAGACCGCACCCGACGTGTGTCCCACCTCCGGCCGCACGCCTAGCCCGATCGTTTGCAACGCGTCGTGTCAGGACCCCGTGAATGGCACCTGCGCCGGCACGTCGCCCGGACAGTGCCAGAACGTGACAGGCTCCAGCGTCAACTGTGGCGTGGGTGCCTGCTTGCGGACCGTGAACTCGTGTAGCAACGGTGCCCCGCAGTCGTGCGTGGCCGGCCCTCCCTCCACCGAGGTCTGCAACCGGGTCGACGATGACTGCGATGGGCAGGCGGACGACCGCTTGGCCATCGGTGACCGCGCCGACACCTGCACCAGCAGCGCGACGCACACCGCCAACCGGGCCGGAGACAACAACTGGGTCACCGCAGCGGCCATTGCTGAGGCGCTCTACGACCCTGACCAGCAGAACCCGACCGGCGACGTGGACTTCTACTACATCCAGGTCAACGGAAGCGGAGACTGTGGCTGGGAAGACGAGGGTGCCCAGATGCGCGCCCAAATCTCGGTCCCGTCCAGCGCCTCTGGTTCATACCGCCTCTGTGTCGAGTACTCGGGCGGCGGCGGCTGCGGGAGCACTGTGGACGACGCGTGCGTCGACGTGGCACCCGGGCAGACCTCCGGCTGGGTCGAGGTGACCAGTGAGAAGTTCGAGCCGCCTGGCACTGGCTGCAATGACTGGACGCGCTACGCGACGGTCCGCGTCTCCCCGACGACGAGCGGCTGGTCGTGTGACAACTACCAGATCACGCTCTCCGGGCGTGAGTACGACCCCTGGTGA
- a CDS encoding CRTAC1 family protein, whose protein sequence is MLLVGVLPSAADGQFTEVSDDSGLIAYHLGSAQQAGCTFSTALCGSYLFLGGFVVGDLDRDGDRDVVAPRLGATPLVFLSDGTGGYARRTIGLGLDREIFAGGAALFDVDRDGDLDLLITGHGDAQHFLYINELETGRLRFHEDAVARGIAEQGFEAHAAVVATPSDPDLDGDLDVYVGEWSRRGVFECGAGRGRFFRNLGPERVGHFEDATSAVGLDVADRSQSEEHSFEGVFADFDDDGWLDFWLSGDFGTSSLYWSEQGRFSRVRPPSPGMNDMGATVADFDGDGRLDIFTVGIFAPLESIDGNRLYLNTGARVFRDATDELGVRRAEWGWGAEAADMDLDGDIDLLVSSGFFSADPGAGPVFLFENEGGSMTTDAYPDGLPGSVGQGRGILAEDVDNDGDLDVMVSYFDDRIRLFRNELPIGRNWMRVRVRDRHGGDGHGARVTVTDSSGRSQIRELGHQGGHTASATPLAHFGFGSLEDSTVEVRVRFLGGLEATVTAATRQEVLIEEPNAPPVIGPAAPLDASVWDCDGNGRLDACGADCDEDGIADACEILTAPALDCDGDGLLDSCGIALGLAVDCDASGAVDTCELSPTRDCDGDGRLDSCQAASVVCTRLDMGPMPVDGATPEVPRSGSPHCAASPTHRPPSANTWPALALAYVVVWRMRRRRCGPTGKAAKS, encoded by the coding sequence GTGCTTCTGGTGGGTGTGCTGCCGTCCGCAGCTGACGGTCAGTTCACCGAGGTGAGCGACGACAGCGGACTGATCGCCTACCACCTCGGGAGTGCTCAACAAGCTGGCTGCACCTTCTCCACGGCACTCTGCGGGAGCTACCTATTCCTGGGTGGGTTTGTGGTGGGCGACCTCGATCGCGATGGCGACCGCGACGTCGTCGCTCCTCGCTTGGGCGCCACCCCGCTCGTCTTTCTTTCCGATGGCACGGGCGGCTACGCACGACGGACCATTGGACTGGGGCTCGACCGCGAGATCTTCGCGGGAGGCGCAGCGCTCTTCGATGTGGACCGGGATGGTGACCTGGACCTCCTAATCACTGGACACGGGGACGCGCAGCACTTTCTCTACATCAACGAGCTCGAGACGGGACGACTTCGTTTCCACGAAGATGCCGTGGCTCGGGGCATCGCGGAGCAGGGCTTCGAAGCCCACGCGGCCGTCGTGGCGACGCCGAGCGACCCCGACCTGGATGGGGATCTCGACGTCTACGTTGGAGAGTGGAGTCGACGAGGCGTGTTCGAGTGCGGAGCCGGACGGGGGCGCTTCTTTCGCAACCTGGGGCCCGAGCGCGTTGGCCACTTCGAAGACGCGACGTCCGCCGTGGGCCTCGATGTCGCGGACCGTTCCCAGAGCGAAGAGCACTCGTTCGAAGGCGTGTTTGCGGACTTCGATGATGACGGTTGGCTCGACTTCTGGCTGAGCGGTGACTTCGGAACGAGCTCACTCTACTGGAGCGAACAGGGCCGCTTCTCCCGCGTACGGCCCCCCTCTCCCGGCATGAACGACATGGGCGCCACCGTGGCTGACTTTGACGGCGATGGCAGACTCGACATCTTCACCGTGGGGATTTTCGCGCCGCTCGAATCAATCGACGGCAACCGCCTCTACCTGAACACGGGCGCTCGGGTTTTCCGCGACGCGACCGACGAGCTGGGCGTTCGCCGGGCCGAGTGGGGGTGGGGAGCGGAGGCAGCCGACATGGATCTGGATGGCGACATCGACCTCTTGGTGTCTTCCGGGTTCTTCTCGGCGGACCCGGGCGCTGGCCCAGTCTTTCTCTTCGAGAACGAGGGCGGAAGCATGACGACGGACGCCTATCCCGACGGGCTCCCGGGCTCGGTCGGCCAGGGCCGTGGGATCCTGGCGGAGGATGTGGACAATGACGGCGACCTGGACGTGATGGTGTCGTACTTCGACGACCGCATCCGGCTGTTCCGCAACGAACTGCCCATCGGGCGAAACTGGATGCGTGTGCGCGTCCGCGATCGCCACGGGGGTGACGGGCACGGCGCCCGGGTCACGGTGACTGATTCGTCAGGCCGCTCTCAGATCCGGGAGCTCGGGCATCAAGGAGGCCACACCGCAAGTGCGACACCCCTTGCCCACTTCGGGTTCGGGTCACTCGAGGACAGTACCGTTGAGGTCCGCGTGCGTTTTCTCGGTGGGCTAGAGGCCACTGTCACGGCAGCAACTCGGCAAGAGGTGCTGATCGAGGAGCCCAACGCACCTCCGGTCATCGGTCCGGCCGCTCCACTCGACGCATCTGTGTGGGACTGCGATGGCAATGGCCGCCTCGATGCTTGCGGTGCTGACTGCGACGAGGACGGAATCGCGGACGCCTGCGAAATCCTCACGGCGCCCGCGCTGGACTGCGATGGGGATGGGCTACTGGACTCGTGTGGCATCGCCCTGGGGCTCGCCGTGGACTGCGACGCGAGCGGAGCTGTCGATACGTGCGAGCTCTCTCCGACCCGTGATTGCGATGGCGACGGGCGGCTCGACTCCTGTCAGGCCGCCTCGGTGGTGTGCACGAGGCTCGACATGGGGCCCATGCCAGTGGATGGCGCCACGCCAGAGGTGCCGCGGTCCGGCTCGCCGCACTGCGCAGCGAGTCCGACACACCGCCCCCCCTCCGCCAACACATGGCCAGCCCTGGCATTGGCCTACGTCGTCGTCTGGCGAATGCGCAGACGAAGGTGCGGCCCAACAGGCAAAGCGGCGAAATCCTAG
- a CDS encoding SRPBCC domain-containing protein — protein sequence MPQIVHALDIDAPLDRVWRVLTDSDQYAEWNPLIKRIKGKLARGSRVTCAFAAEGKTFNVPVEITQCDGQKLVWVGPPQRFLHRLARGEHYFELVALEGGRTRIFHGERFTGLAFEIPWSKLEPIVNPAYKVFNDALKKRVESMN from the coding sequence ATGCCTCAGATCGTTCATGCCCTCGACATCGACGCGCCCCTCGACCGGGTGTGGCGCGTGCTCACCGACAGCGACCAGTACGCCGAGTGGAACCCGCTCATCAAGCGCATCAAGGGCAAGCTGGCCCGTGGGTCACGCGTGACCTGCGCGTTCGCCGCCGAGGGCAAGACCTTCAACGTGCCCGTGGAGATCACCCAGTGCGACGGGCAGAAGCTGGTGTGGGTGGGTCCTCCTCAGCGCTTCTTGCACCGCCTCGCGCGCGGCGAGCACTACTTCGAGCTGGTGGCCCTCGAGGGCGGCCGCACACGCATCTTCCACGGCGAGCGCTTCACGGGCCTCGCCTTCGAGATCCCGTGGTCCAAGCTCGAGCCCATCGTCAACCCCGCCTACAAGGTGTTCAACGACGCGCTCAAGAAGCGCGTCGAGTCCATGAACTAG
- a CDS encoding FAD-dependent oxidoreductase, translated as MTTAAPRLQLAIIGSGISGLGALHLLAPHHDVTVYEAAERLGGHTHTHTVERWGQSFAVDSGFIVHNPENYPLFTRLLAQLGVNSRPTTMSFAVSNARTGLEYNATSLDTLFCQRRNLVSPRFLGMLADLARFYREAPAVLARADMRSVGEFLEAGRYGDAFRDEHLAPMASALWSCPSGQALEMPVAFLVRFMDNHHMLSFTGRPTWRVVEGGSHSYVKAILARVSGTSAVIHTSTPALRITRDDAGVTVTSRLGDARFDHVIIACHADQALALLADPSPVERKLLSALPFVANDVALHHDQRLLPRHPKATAAWNALVPEDPSEPCTVSYGMHLLQGIHSPEPFIVTLNRSDSVDPDKLIARMRYDHPVFTKEGVVAAERLSKLDEGRFTHFAGAYLGFGFHEDGFRSAVNVAARLGVTF; from the coding sequence ATGACGACCGCCGCACCACGCCTCCAGCTCGCCATCATCGGCTCCGGGATCTCCGGTCTGGGCGCCCTGCACCTGCTGGCCCCGCACCACGACGTCACCGTCTACGAAGCGGCTGAGCGCCTCGGGGGCCACACGCACACGCACACCGTCGAGCGCTGGGGCCAGAGCTTCGCAGTGGACTCGGGCTTCATCGTGCACAACCCCGAGAACTACCCGCTCTTCACGCGTCTCTTGGCGCAGCTGGGGGTGAACAGCCGGCCCACCACCATGAGCTTCGCGGTGTCCAACGCGCGCACGGGGCTCGAGTACAACGCCACCAGCCTGGACACGCTCTTCTGCCAGCGCCGCAACCTGGTGTCGCCGCGCTTCCTGGGCATGCTGGCCGATCTCGCGCGCTTCTACCGCGAGGCTCCCGCGGTGCTCGCCCGCGCCGACATGCGCTCGGTGGGCGAGTTCCTCGAGGCCGGCCGCTACGGGGACGCGTTCCGTGACGAGCACCTCGCGCCCATGGCCTCGGCGCTGTGGTCGTGCCCCAGCGGGCAGGCGCTCGAGATGCCCGTGGCGTTCCTGGTGCGCTTCATGGACAACCACCACATGCTCTCCTTCACGGGGCGGCCCACGTGGCGCGTGGTGGAGGGCGGCTCGCACAGCTACGTGAAGGCCATCCTGGCGCGCGTCAGCGGCACGAGCGCCGTGATCCACACCAGCACCCCAGCCCTGCGCATCACGCGCGACGACGCCGGCGTCACGGTCACCTCGCGGCTCGGGGACGCGCGCTTCGACCACGTGATCATCGCCTGCCACGCGGACCAGGCGCTCGCGCTCTTGGCAGACCCGAGCCCGGTGGAGCGCAAGCTCCTCTCCGCCCTGCCCTTCGTGGCCAACGACGTGGCGCTGCACCACGACCAGCGCCTCTTGCCTCGGCATCCGAAGGCCACCGCGGCGTGGAACGCGCTGGTGCCCGAGGACCCGAGCGAGCCCTGCACCGTGAGCTACGGCATGCACCTCCTGCAGGGCATCCACTCGCCCGAGCCGTTCATCGTCACGCTCAACCGCTCGGACAGCGTGGACCCGGACAAGCTCATCGCGCGCATGCGCTACGACCACCCGGTGTTCACCAAGGAGGGCGTGGTCGCGGCCGAGCGCCTCTCTAAGCTGGACGAGGGGCGCTTCACGCACTTCGCGGGCGCCTACCTGGGCTTCGGCTTCCACGAAGACGGCTTCCGCAGCGCGGTGAACGTGGCGGCGCGCCTGGGGGTCACGTTCTGA
- a CDS encoding class I SAM-dependent methyltransferase, translating into MRHGELVIRDAFGVMRLGAPSPDGLHAEVTVADTEAFYLAAASQGSVGVCGSYGDGTWRCDDLVALVRLFVRNTDVLDGVEQGGLARLGGALLDRYHAQNRNTRAGSRKNIAAHYDLGNDLFRLFLDDSMMYSSALFTEADDTLERAQARRLDRICVKLDLRPSDHLVEIGTGWGGMAIHAAKHYGCRVTTTTISQAQRELALERIAAAGVADKVTVLFEDYRDLRGTYDKLVSLEMIEAVGAEYLDTYFAKVSSLLEPTGLALVQAITIEDSRYEAARRSVDFIKRFIFPGCFIPSVSVMTSAMARTTDLRVTSLEDLGPSYARTLNEWRQRFIAHEPEVRALGYDERFLRLWTLYLAYCEGGFEERRLSNVQLLFAKPGNRRAQFLPELHTEVTR; encoded by the coding sequence ATGCGCCACGGGGAGCTGGTGATCCGCGATGCCTTCGGGGTGATGCGCCTGGGAGCGCCGAGCCCTGATGGCCTGCATGCGGAGGTCACTGTAGCCGACACGGAGGCCTTCTACTTGGCGGCGGCGTCGCAGGGCAGCGTGGGCGTGTGCGGCAGCTACGGCGACGGCACCTGGCGCTGCGACGACCTGGTGGCGCTGGTGCGCCTCTTCGTGCGCAACACCGACGTGCTGGACGGCGTGGAGCAAGGCGGCCTCGCGCGCTTGGGTGGCGCGCTCCTCGACCGCTACCACGCGCAGAACCGCAACACGCGCGCTGGGAGCCGCAAGAACATCGCCGCGCACTACGACCTCGGCAACGACCTCTTCCGCCTCTTCCTCGACGACTCGATGATGTACTCGTCGGCCCTCTTCACGGAGGCGGACGACACGCTCGAGCGCGCCCAGGCGCGGCGCCTCGACCGCATCTGCGTGAAGCTGGACCTGCGACCGAGCGACCACCTGGTGGAGATCGGCACGGGCTGGGGCGGCATGGCCATCCACGCGGCCAAGCACTACGGCTGCCGCGTCACCACCACCACCATCTCGCAGGCCCAGCGCGAGCTGGCCCTCGAGCGCATCGCCGCGGCCGGCGTGGCCGACAAGGTCACCGTGCTGTTCGAGGACTACCGCGACCTGCGCGGCACCTACGACAAGCTGGTGTCGCTCGAGATGATCGAGGCCGTGGGTGCCGAGTACCTGGACACCTACTTCGCCAAGGTGTCGAGCCTGCTCGAGCCCACCGGGCTCGCGCTGGTGCAGGCCATCACCATCGAGGACAGCCGCTACGAGGCCGCGCGGCGCAGCGTGGACTTCATCAAGCGCTTCATCTTCCCGGGCTGCTTCATCCCCAGCGTGAGCGTCATGACGTCGGCCATGGCGCGCACCACCGACCTGCGCGTGACGTCGCTCGAGGACCTGGGCCCCAGCTACGCCCGCACGCTGAACGAGTGGCGTCAGCGCTTCATTGCGCACGAGCCCGAGGTGCGCGCCCTCGGCTACGACGAGCGCTTCCTGCGGCTCTGGACGCTGTACCTGGCCTACTGCGAGGGGGGCTTCGAGGAGCGGCGCCTCTCCAACGTGCAGCTCCTGTTCGCGAAGCCGGGCAACCGGCGCGCGCAGTTCCTGCCCGAGCTCCACACGGAGGTGACCCGATGA
- a CDS encoding class I SAM-dependent methyltransferase translates to MMNATELIEPALRVAKRHALSPIEAAERGLLPDAVIRLGIRALCAERLRHERRGGSEATHARFRELLAGLRAGPIAVHTEAANQQHYELPPRFFELVLGPHRKYSSCYFPEGVTTLEAAEEAMLRETVEFAGIRDGERVLELGFGWGSLTLFMAARFPNARFTCVSNSAPQRLYVTEKLRELGLTNVTLLTADVNTLDLPEGAFDRCVSVEMLEHVRNHQAVFARIARWLRPGGGACFHVFCHRELAYPFEPEGEGDFMARHFFTGGIMPSADLFARFQQDLVLEDERRFSGTHYAKTAEAWLARHDAARTEIRALFESVYGKDAALWDQRWRIFFLSCAELFGYDQGNEWMVVHQRFTRR, encoded by the coding sequence ATGATGAACGCCACCGAGCTGATCGAGCCCGCGCTGCGCGTGGCCAAGCGCCACGCCCTGTCGCCCATCGAGGCCGCCGAGCGGGGCCTGCTGCCCGACGCCGTGATCCGCCTCGGCATCCGTGCGCTGTGCGCCGAGCGCCTGCGCCACGAGCGCCGGGGCGGCAGCGAGGCCACGCACGCGCGCTTCCGAGAGCTGCTGGCCGGCCTCCGCGCTGGCCCCATCGCCGTGCACACCGAGGCCGCCAACCAGCAGCACTACGAGCTCCCGCCGCGCTTCTTCGAGCTGGTGCTGGGGCCACACCGCAAGTACTCGAGCTGCTACTTCCCCGAGGGCGTGACCACGCTCGAAGCCGCCGAGGAGGCGATGCTGCGCGAGACGGTGGAGTTCGCGGGCATCCGCGACGGAGAGCGCGTGCTGGAGCTGGGCTTCGGCTGGGGCTCGCTCACGCTCTTCATGGCGGCGCGCTTCCCCAACGCGCGCTTCACGTGCGTGTCCAACTCGGCGCCGCAGCGGCTCTACGTGACCGAGAAGCTGCGTGAGCTGGGCCTCACCAACGTCACGCTGCTGACCGCCGACGTGAACACGCTGGACCTCCCGGAGGGCGCGTTCGACCGCTGTGTCAGCGTCGAGATGCTGGAGCACGTGCGCAACCACCAGGCCGTGTTCGCCCGCATCGCGCGCTGGCTGCGGCCAGGGGGCGGCGCGTGCTTCCACGTGTTCTGCCACCGCGAGCTGGCCTACCCGTTCGAGCCCGAGGGCGAGGGCGACTTCATGGCGCGTCACTTCTTCACGGGCGGCATCATGCCCTCGGCGGACTTGTTCGCGCGCTTCCAGCAGGACCTGGTGCTCGAAGACGAACGGCGCTTCTCGGGCACGCACTACGCCAAGACCGCCGAGGCCTGGCTCGCACGCCACGACGCAGCGCGCACCGAGATCCGCGCCTTGTTCGAGAGCGTGTACGGCAAGGACGCAGCGCTCTGGGACCAGCGCTGGCGCATCTTCTTCCTGTCCTGCGCGGAGCTCTTCGGCTACGACCAGGGCAACGAGTGGATGGTGGTGCACCAGCGCTTCACGCGCCGCTGA